The Methanoplanus sp. FWC-SCC4 genome has a window encoding:
- the cofE gene encoding coenzyme F420-0:L-glutamate ligase, whose translation MVSSFQVFGIKTGLLKPGDNFAEILIDEAKQAGGLLDGDIIVIAESALATAEGAVVRLKDVIPSKEALEYSKKYGIEERLAEVVIQESDSIVGGIPGFLLSMKNGTLLPNAGIDGSNAPPGAVVTLPKDPDKSARKIHDEILLKTGINTGIIVADSRTHAMRLGCSGVAIGCYGMTAVTDERGKTDLFGRELEVTQLAIADSIASAAELTMGEANECTPAAIVRGLSRYLSDESGIEGIEPSKCLFMGVAMKADLSFMKNQL comes from the coding sequence ATGGTCAGTTCCTTTCAGGTCTTTGGAATAAAAACCGGCCTTTTAAAGCCGGGAGATAATTTTGCGGAAATTTTGATTGATGAAGCAAAACAGGCAGGCGGCCTCTTAGACGGAGACATAATAGTCATTGCCGAGAGTGCACTTGCAACTGCTGAAGGAGCGGTAGTCCGCCTTAAAGATGTCATACCCTCAAAAGAGGCTCTTGAATATAGCAAAAAATATGGCATTGAGGAGAGACTTGCCGAAGTGGTAATACAGGAGAGCGATTCAATAGTCGGAGGAATACCCGGGTTTCTCCTCTCCATGAAAAACGGAACACTCCTTCCAAACGCAGGTATTGACGGTTCAAATGCCCCGCCGGGCGCTGTTGTAACACTTCCAAAAGACCCTGATAAAAGTGCAAGGAAAATACACGACGAGATTCTTTTAAAAACCGGTATTAATACAGGCATCATTGTTGCGGATTCCCGCACCCATGCAATGAGGCTTGGATGTTCAGGTGTTGCAATCGGCTGTTACGGTATGACAGCCGTTACAGATGAAAGAGGGAAAACAGATCTCTTTGGAAGAGAGCTTGAAGTAACCCAGCTTGCAATTGCGGACAGTATTGCATCAGCCGCAGAACTTACAATGGGAGAGGCGAATGAGTGCACGCCGGCCGCGATAGTCAGGGGACTTTCAAGATATCTCTCTGATGAATCAGGAATTGAGGGAATTGAACCGTCAAAATGTCTGTTTATGGGTGTTGCGATGAAAGCGGATCTCTCATTTATGAAAAATCAGTTATAA
- the cofC gene encoding 2-phospho-L-lactate guanylyltransferase codes for MVYAVIPFRPKNPKTRLSCILSQEERENFAVCMLNDVIKITNSAGLNTVLLSTEEFEVEDAETVVMALGLNEALNEFLSGKNEPVLIIMSDIPLADYDSVKRVISTDCDFAIVPGRGGGTNAIFVKNPSYFHVDFYGASFLDHIRIAKELGMSIDVIDSFRLSTDIDEREDLVEIILHGKGLSRNYLEKKGVLLSVEKGRVGIKRKTDDFE; via the coding sequence GCCGAAAAATCCCAAAACGAGACTTTCGTGTATTCTCAGCCAGGAAGAACGTGAAAATTTTGCAGTTTGTATGCTAAATGATGTAATTAAAATTACAAACAGTGCAGGCCTTAATACGGTTCTTCTTTCAACGGAAGAGTTTGAAGTTGAAGATGCAGAAACAGTTGTAATGGCTCTTGGTTTAAATGAGGCGCTCAACGAATTTTTGTCAGGAAAAAATGAACCTGTTCTGATAATAATGTCTGATATTCCTCTTGCTGATTATGACTCTGTAAAACGTGTAATATCAACAGATTGTGACTTTGCGATTGTTCCCGGTCGCGGAGGGGGCACCAATGCAATTTTTGTTAAAAATCCTTCATACTTCCATGTGGATTTTTACGGTGCAAGTTTCCTTGATCATATCAGGATTGCAAAGGAGCTTGGAATGTCAATTGATGTAATTGATTCGTTCAGGCTCTCTACTGATATTGACGAGAGAGAAGATCTGGTTGAGATAATTCTGCACGGGAAGGGACTCAGTAGAAATTATCTTGAAAAAAAGGGTGTTTTACTCTCTGTTGAGAAAGGCAGAGTCGGGATAAAGAGAAAAACTGACGATTTTGAATGA